Genomic segment of Gammaproteobacteria bacterium:
TGAAAAATGATAATAAAATTTTAACACTTTATCCTATTGATTAGGGCACTACCCAGTTCTTGATAGGTTAATGACTGATCTTCAAAAACCACGGCAGTCTGAGCTGGGGTGCGTATCACCCATTCCTCGAATAATTGATGCAGACATTGAACTGGCGGTTTAATTTTGCAAGTATGATTCCATTCCTGTAGCAATTGATGTTGTTCCCCTTCAGTCAATAAAGGGAGTTGGGCCACCGTTTGATGAGGATTCGCCAAAATACCTTTCAATAGCACCTGAAAATGACGACTCATCCGTTCTATCGTGGTTGCATCAAATAAGTCGGTACTATATAAAACAAAACCGTCTACTCCTCCATTGCGTTCCCATAGATGCACTTCGATGTCCATTCGTACCCGTGACGTGTAGAAGAAATCCAATGGCTGCGTAATTTGTAATTCTGGTAATTCCAGGTTTTCGATAAAAGCACTTTGCAAGGCCAACACTACCTGAAAAATTGGATTGTAATTCAAGGTCCGTGTAGGTTGTAACTCTTCCACCAAGCGTTCAAATGGAAAATCCTGGTGTGTATAGGCATCTTGCGTAGTGCGCCGAACCTGGACCAAATGGTCCATAAAAGTGGGATTGCCAGCGAGGTTCGCACGCAGTGCCAAACTGTTGACAAAGAAACCCATGAGTAATTCAATCTCGTGGCGATTGCGATTGGCAATGGGAGAACCCACCACGATATCCAGTTGACCACTATAGCGCGATAGCAACACCTGAAAAGCTGCCAACAAGGTCATAAACAGCGTGGCATCCGCCTGGCGACCAAGTTGATGTAAAGCCTGGGTGTCTTCTACCGAAATTTGAAAACGATGTACGTTAGCCTCATACGTTTGCACCGGTGGACGAGGTCGGTCAGTCGGTAATGACAGTAATTCAGGGGCACCAGCCAATTGAGTTTTCCAATAACGTAATTGAGTGGCTAATACCTCTCCATGCAACCATTGCCGTTGCCAGAGGGCAAAATCCGCATATTGAATAGGTAGTGGAGGTAATGGGGAGACTTGACCATGGAGGAAGGCTGGATAAAGGGAAGCTAATTCATGTACGAGAATATTTATCGACCAGCCATCCACCGCAATGTGATGCATCGTCAATAAGAGCACGTGGCTAGTGGTAGATTGAGTAGCACTCAGTTGTAATAGTGTGGCGCGTATCATCAGATCATGAGACAAATCAAATCGACGTTGGGCTTCCGCTATAGCTGACCGCATCAATTCCGCCGTTTGCGCAATCTCGGGAAGATGACGCAAATCCACGATTGGAATATCTAAAGTCGCTTCTGGATGAATGATTTGGTAGGCTTCTCCTTCATGTTCCGCAAAGGTGGTACGCAAACTTTCATGGCGCTGCACAATTTCACGCAAGGCGGCCTGCAACGCAGCCACGTCTAACTTACCCGTCAGCTGTAGTGCCGAAAAAACGTTGTAAGCCGTACTGGCCCCCATCTGGTCTAAAAACCATAAACGTTGTTGCGCGAAAGAGAGTGGCAGTCTGCCAGTCCGTGCTGCCTGTGGAATGGCTTGCGAGGAATCGGGGCACTGTTGTGCTTGCCGGAGTATCTCGACCAGTTCCGCTTTATGCGCCTGAATTTTTTTGCGTAGATCGGGTGTGATGACTCCTTTAGGCGCTCTGGTGCGTAACTGATCTTCTTCGACCCACAGTTTGATTCCTGAATTTTGTAATTCATTTAATAATGAAGTGATCATAATATTTACCATATTTCTTCCTCTTCCTTTTTCTCTTCATCTGGATCCGTAGCTTGTTGTGCGTTTTGATATAACATCGTTTGTGCTATTTTCACCGTATCCACATATTGGGCCAATTCTGCCACAGTCGGGTGTTTTAAAAATTGATTCAATGGTATCTCCACCTGTAATGCCAGGCGTATACGTGATGTGATTTGAGTGGCCAACAGAGAATGCCCCCCCAGTTCATAAAAATTGTCATGAATACCTATTTGCACCTGTCCCAACAGCTCTCGCCAGATTTGGGTAATAGTTTGTTCGGTTGCAGTATGCGGGGGTACGCTGGATTGCTTGGTGGTTTTATGGGAAAAGATCGGGATCGGTAAACCAGCACGATTCACCTTGCCATTGGGTAACAGGGGTAGTGTTTCCAGCGTGACCCAGGCTGCGGGTATCATGTAATCAGGGAGTTTTACCCGGAGATAATCGCATAATTGTGGAACGAAGAGACGATGCCATTTCCCTATCAACGGATTGTTGGCATAAATCCGCCTTAATCCGCCGCCCTGCCAAAAATTCTGTACTGCATTTTGCCATGCGCGATTTTGGTCACGGTAAAAAGACACTGTCATATTCCCTGGTTGGTTCTCCGACCAGGTAACATTAACGGTATAGGAAAATTTTTCACCTAAGTCCAAAAAAATTTCGGGGTCAACTCCAATAGGCGTTGCAGCCAGCTTTTGACGCAAATCTATTACGTGCTGTTGATGAATCCCTGTCAACCAGGCCTGAGTTTTAATCTCCTGCTGGACACGAGCATTGGGGATATTGCGTAATATTAATGCCCTGGAGTCAAAATTTTCAGATTGAGACAGATAGGAACGGAGTTTGGTGAGGTTCCATTCTTCCTGTTGCCAGTCAAAGCGATCACTTTGAACTTCTGGGACGGTAACTTCCGGGGGAATGATTCCTGGAGTAGTGCCCAGATGCAACAGAACCTGATAACGGAAGCGCGTCAATTCATTCTGATAATGCCCCCGTTTCAGCCGTACTTCGACCCCCTGAATTTGGGGAAAACGTTGCGGTAGACCATAAAAAAACGCGGGTGAAACTAACAATTCCTCTTCATCCCAAATTCGCTGTTGTACCCGTTCAGCCAATTCGGCCCGCGTCAAATCATCCGGGGCACGGTACAATTGTACCGAGGCATGATAAGCTTCTAATAATGTGAAATTGCGTATATCTCCCACATAGAGAATTCCCCCCGGCTTAAGCGTTTGCAACGCCCCCTCAATGACTCGTTGTAAATAGTCAAGACTGGGGAAAGACTGTATGACCGAGTTGATGATAACCAAATCAAAAGTTTGGGAAGGAATTCCAGTAAAATCATCGGCTAACCGTTGCCGTAATATGACGTTCCGTAATCCTGAAGCCTGAATCAATTGTTGCACCTGATTCAATGCGTGTTGAGAATAATCCACTCCCCAATAGCTCTCACAATGCGGTGCCAGCCGCGCCAACAGTAATCCGGAACCACAACCAATTTCCAGGATAGTTGAGGAGGACAAGGCCAGCAATTCCGCTACGGTATTTTCCACCCATTCAGCCATTTCCACCGCAGGAATCGGCTCTCCCGTGTAGCTACTATTCCAGCCGCCAATATTGAAACTCAAATCCACATTCGCATCGACCTGTCTATAAGTTTCCTCATACAGATTTTGCCACTGCTGGACATGTTCGCTTTGCGTTGCAGTGTCACTGGTCTCAGGTGTCAAATAGGCCGTTAAACACGGGTTGCCAACCTGATCTTCACGCATGATAACGATCGCTTCCTTCACTGCGGGATGAGCGGTTAGCGTCGCTTCAATTTCTCCCAATTCAATCCGAAATCCACGGAGTTTCACCTGTTGATCGATACGCCCGATAAATTCGATATTACCCTCTGGTAGCCATCGACCTAAATCACCCGTTTTGTACAATCGGCCTTCGCCAAACGGATTGGGAATAAATTTTTCGGCGGTCAATTCCGGCTGATTCAGGTATCCACGCGCCAGACCCGCGCCACCGATATATAATTCTCCAGCCACACCGATGGGTACCGGCTGCAAATAGCAGTCCAGCAAATACACTTGATACCCATGCACTGCGGTCCCAATTGGAGTACGCCGTTTGGGATTGGTGGAGCCGATAAATTTGAAGAACGTCGCGCAAATAGTGGTCTCCGTAGGCCCGTAACCATTAATAATATGCAATCGTTGCGACAAATTGCGGTAACATTGCAGAACCTGTTCTTCTATCGGCTCCACGCCTACCAGCAGGCGTTCCAGTTTCAGGGGACGAGATTGCACCTCTAATCGGTTGACTACTTCGATTAAGAGTGCCGGTGCGATATAACTGGAAGTAATCTCATGTGTAACTAAATATTTAACCAGGAGGTCCGGGTCTGCCAGAGTGTCAAAGCTAAGTACATGAAGAGTGCCACCAAAACACAGAGTAGAGAACAATTCCCACACCGAAACATCAAAACTAAAGGGACAAACCGAAGTGCCTCTGAGGTGAGTGACCGAGGCAATTTGTTCAAAGCTTCTTAAGAGAGCCAACACATTATTATGTTGAACTAGAACTCCTTTAGGGCGACCTGTAGAGCCGGAGGTATAGATAACGTAAGCCAAATTTTGAGAAGAGAAATTAAGTTTCTTGAATAAACCTGGTTTCTGGTTCTGGTTTTGAAAATCCTCTAGGCAGACTATTTTGGCTGCGGTTTGGGGAAGGTGGGGAAGTAGGTGTTCTTGAGTTAACAGCACTGGCATTTTTGTATCCGTTACCATAAATTCCAGACGTTCTTTTGGATAATTAGGGTCAAGGGGTACATAGGCACCACCAGATTTTAGAATCCCCAGGATGCCGATAACCATGTCCAGGGAACGTTCTGCACAAATTCCTACCAAAACGTCAGGACCTATTTGCAAAGTCTGTAGATGGTGGGCGAGTTGATTCGCCCGCTGATTCAACTCCACATAGGTTAATTGCCGGCCTTCAAAAACTACCGCGATATGGTCTGGAGTCCGTTCCACCTGTTCCTCAAATAATTCGTGTATACATTTATCTGCCGGATAGGGGATAGCAGTATCATTCCATTCGATCAGGATTTGATGCAGTTCCATGGGACTCAATAATGGTAACTTCCATATCGGTTCATTCCATTGTGTCACTAGACTTTCTTGTAATTTTGTAAACTGGTTAAATATTTTAGTAGCTTGGTCATTACTGAGTTGAGAAGGACTATACAACCATTGCGCTTTACCGTCAGAGGCGATAACCAAGGTGAGACCAACCTGAAGTAAGGGGTGATAATCCTGAAGTTGTTCAACTTGGGCAACGACTATGGAATAAGCAGGCGGGGTTAGTATTTCAGGAAGCTGGTCACGCCAATCTTGGAAGTGGTGCATCGCTACCTGAATTTGCTTTTCAACCGCTTTATAATTCTGGTAAAAATTAGCATCCAAATCGAGAGTCAAACGTAAAGGTATGTGGATGGCGGAATCGTCTTCAAGCGGTACCATGTGGAATGGTTTAAACCCCAGGTCAAGCTGATTCGTTTGGCACAGACGGGATAGATAAACGGCAAATGCAGTGAATAAAAAGGTTTGCCAATCCCAATCGGGTATGATTGATGGGTCTTTTACCGCCACGTTTATGACTGCCACCGGGTACATTTCGACAGGTCCCCGATGAGGTTGTGGAAAACGATTGAAATAAGGCACTTCAGGTGCCGTAAAAGTAGCCAATAGCTCTATCCAGAAAGGTTGCTGTTTGCAAATATTGGGATCGTTCTGCGATGTCGGTGGCAAAATGTGGTCAGGTTTTGATTTTAGGACTTGATTTTTTTGTAAGGTGTTATTCATCAATATCTCCGAAAAACCCTGCCCTTCAGACATGTTAGGAGTTACGCAGTTGAAAAATAGGAAGTCATTCTGCGCGAAGCGAAGCGGAGTCGCAGAATCCATCTATACTTATAGAGATTCTGCGACTCCGGTCGCTAACGCGGCCTCCGCGCAGAATGACAGAAAAAAACTCAATCCTGTATAGAGTTACAAATTCAACTGCGTAACTCTTATTTTTAATACTAAAATAACCCAAGTTGCTACCTATACCCCTGAAGCCGCATTCCACTGTGCGCGTTGTGGCGGAAACCTTGCAACCACGAATAGGTGGCAACTTGGGTTAAAATAATGCTTTGCGCAGATTTTCTTGAAATACTGCTAGATTGCATTCTTCTTCAACTTTTTTTATTGCACCTTTGCGAATGGTTTCCCAAAGAGTCTGGTTTGTATACAGTCTCACGCATTTTTCCGCAAAATCTTGAGCATTTATTCCAATGAGTAATGCTTCTTCCGCCTGCCATCCAAGTTGTTTGGCAATCAAATTTGTTGCCACTGATGGTAGCCCATAAGCCGATGCTTCATGCAATTTGTATGGAATGCCGGCTGCGTAGCGTGTAGGCACTACAAATATTCTGCAAGCATTATAGTAATCAACAAGATTTTCTACTCTTCCGGTGACGATGATATTATCAGTTTGTAATTGCTTAACCCTGGCAGAGATATTAGTTCCAACAATATAATATTTTGCACCGATATTTTGATAAATATATGGATATATTTGTTCAACAAAATACAGCACTGCATCTTCATTGGGAGAAGGACTCCCCAGGATTCCACCGACAAATAATATTCCCTGCCGCTGTTCAAATGGCCTAGAAGTTAAAAATATTTCATGTTGATGCCCAACCACATGGATATTTTGCAAGCCATGTTTTTCAAAAAGTTCTTTTTCACTTTTTGAGACGGTAATAATGGCATGTGCATGTTTGGCAAGATCCATTTCCTGTTGAAAAATTTTTATTTGTTCTTGTTCGCAAATTTCTTCGCCAATGAGTTTTTTGTATAAAACTTCTCTGGCAGCGAATACCGCCTCGCCATCATAAATAATTCTGGTTCTTGGTGAAATAATATTTTTGCTATCTAAAAATTCTTTCATATTGTGCGGTCTACTAATTAATATAAAATCATAATAATCAGACCGACTTTGCAAAAATAGCTGTAATTGTAATTTGATGCCTAAAGTGCTGTGGTCATATATAACTTCAACCCCATTTTTTTGTAAGGTGAAAGTTATATGTTCACTTTTTTCTGTGTTTTGCAATGGAAAAAAAGTGACCTGATAACCAATATTCACAATGGCGTTCAATAAATCAAAACATCGCGGATATCCGCTTCCCAAGGCCGGATCTGGAATTCGATCATCAATAAAAAGAATTCGTTGTGGAGATGGATTGACAGTGTTTGTTCGTGCAAATACGATGTTTTTTTCTTGATGAATAGAATATTTTGATAAAACATAACTCCATTTTTTGACGAATTTTTTCTTGTTGACTTCTTGTAAATGGATGGCTTCTTCCACTCTCTGACTACTGGCGAACTCATGATGAATAATTTGAGCAAAAGGCTGGTAAATAATTTTATAACCTTTTTCTCGAACATTTAGACAATAATCAACTTCCTCAAAATATGCTGGAGCATATCGTTCATCAAATTTTCCAACCTCATTAAAAAGAGTTCGCCGCGTCAACAACAATGCTCCTGAACAGTACGGTACTTCTCTCACGTAAGAGTATTCAGGTTTAAATGGATTATCTCCTCTCCCATAGCCTGAGCATGAACCATCTTGCCAAATAATACTACCAGCTTCCTGGAGATTACCATCAGGAAAGATTAATTTTCCGCCAACAACTCCAATGCTTGGATCAGATTCTATTGTGTTAATCAATATTGAAAACGTTTCAGGTAATATCTGAGTATCATTATTCAAAAATAATAAATAGGTGCCTTTGGCATAATCCACAGCTTGATTACAGGCTTTTAGAAAACCAATATTTTCAGAATTTTTTATTATTGTAACGTGTTGCAATTTTTCTAAAAATATGGACGTTTTATCATTTGATGCATTATTTAAAATAATAAGTTGATATGCTACATCCGCATATGATTTAATACTCTCAAGACATTGAAAAGTAAGTTCAGCCCGATTGAACAAAATTAGTACGATCGTAAGGA
This window contains:
- a CDS encoding hypothetical protein (Evidence 5 : Unknown function): MVNIMITSLLNELQNSGIKLWVEEDQLRTRAPKGVITPDLRKKIQAHKAELVEILRQAQQCPDSSQAIPQAARTGRLPLSFAQQRLWFLDQMGASTAYNVFSALQLTGKLDVAALQAALREIVQRHESLRTTFAEHEGEAYQIIHPEATLDIPIVDLRHLPEIAQTAELMRSAIAEAQRRFDLSHDLMIRATLLQLSATQSTTSHVLLLTMHHIAVDGWSINILVHELASLYPAFLHGQVSPLPPLPIQYADFALWQRQWLHGEVLATQLRYWKTQLAGAPELLSLPTDRPRPPVQTYEANVHRFQISVEDTQALHQLGRQADATLFMTLLAAFQVLLSRYSGQLDIVVGSPIANRNRHEIELLMGFFVNSLALRANLAGNPTFMDHLVQVRRTTQDAYTHQDFPFERLVEELQPTRTLNYNPIFQVVLALQSAFIENLELPELQITQPLDFFYTSRVRMDIEVHLWERNGGVDGFVLYSTDLFDATTIERMSRHFQVLLKGILANPHQTVAQLPLLTEGEQHQLLQEWNHTCKIKPPVQCLHQLFEEWVIRTPAQTAVVFEDQSLTYQELGSALINRIKC
- a CDS encoding hypothetical protein (Evidence 5 : Unknown function), which translates into the protein MNNTLQKNQVLKSKPDHILPPTSQNDPNICKQQPFWIELLATFTAPEVPYFNRFPQPHRGPVEMYPVAVINVAVKDPSIIPDWDWQTFLFTAFAVYLSRLCQTNQLDLGFKPFHMVPLEDDSAIHIPLRLTLDLDANFYQNYKAVEKQIQVAMHHFQDWRDQLPEILTPPAYSIVVAQVEQLQDYHPLLQVGLTLVIASDGKAQWLYSPSQLSNDQATKIFNQFTKLQESLVTQWNEPIWKLPLLSPMELHQILIEWNDTAIPYPADKCIHELFEEQVERTPDHIAVVFEGRQLTYVELNQRANQLAHHLQTLQIGPDVLVGICAERSLDMVIGILGILKSGGAYVPLDPNYPKERLEFMVTDTKMPVLLTQEHLLPHLPQTAAKIVCLEDFQNQNQKPGLFKKLNFSSQNLAYVIYTSGSTGRPKGVLVQHNNVLALLRSFEQIASVTHLRGTSVCPFSFDVSVWELFSTLCFGGTLHVLSFDTLADPDLLVKYLVTHEITSSYIAPALLIEVVNRLEVQSRPLKLERLLVGVEPIEEQVLQCYRNLSQRLHIINGYGPTETTICATFFKFIGSTNPKRRTPIGTAVHGYQVYLLDCYLQPVPIGVAGELYIGGAGLARGYLNQPELTAEKFIPNPFGEGRLYKTGDLGRWLPEGNIEFIGRIDQQVKLRGFRIELGEIEATLTAHPAVKEAIVIMREDQVGNPCLTAYLTPETSDTATQSEHVQQWQNLYEETYRQVDANVDLSFNIGGWNSSYTGEPIPAVEMAEWVENTVAELLALSSSTILEIGCGSGLLLARLAPHCESYWGVDYSQHALNQVQQLIQASGLRNVILRQRLADDFTGIPSQTFDLVIINSVIQSFPSLDYLQRVIEGALQTLKPGGILYVGDIRNFTLLEAYHASVQLYRAPDDLTRAELAERVQQRIWDEEELLVSPAFFYGLPQRFPQIQGVEVRLKRGHYQNELTRFRYQVLLHLGTTPGIIPPEVTVPEVQSDRFDWQQEEWNLTKLRSYLSQSENFDSRALILRNIPNARVQQEIKTQAWLTGIHQQHVIDLRQKLAATPIGVDPEIFLDLGEKFSYTVNVTWSENQPGNMTVSFYRDQNRAWQNAVQNFWQGGGLRRIYANNPLIGKWHRLFVPQLCDYLRVKLPDYMIPAAWVTLETLPLLPNGKVNRAGLPIPIFSHKTTKQSSVPPHTATEQTITQIWRELLGQVQIGIHDNFYELGGHSLLATQITSRIRLALQVEIPLNQFLKHPTVAELAQYVDTVKIAQTMLYQNAQQATDPDEEKKEEEEIW